In Myxocyprinus asiaticus isolate MX2 ecotype Aquarium Trade chromosome 8, UBuf_Myxa_2, whole genome shotgun sequence, a single genomic region encodes these proteins:
- the LOC127444997 gene encoding arginine and glutamate-rich protein 1-B, whose product MGRSRSRSSSRSKHTKSSKHSKKRSRSRSRSRDKERKRRSKSRESKRSRKRESRSRSKSKTATSRREKDRPASPPERIDIFGRALSKRSAVDEKQKKEDEEKKAEMERQRRIRQQEIEERLIEEETARRVEELVAKRVEEELEKRKDEIESEVLRRVEEAKRIMEKQLLEELERQRQAELAAQKAREEEEKSKREELEKILVENNRKIADAQAKLAEEQLRIVEEQRKIHEERMKLEQERQKQQKEEQKIILGKGKSRPKLSFSLKASE is encoded by the exons ATGGGTCGTTCGCGGAGCCGTAGCTCTTCTAGGTCCAAACAcaccaaaagcagcaagcacagTAAAAAGCGCAGCCGCTCTCGGTCGAGGTCCCGGGACAAAGAGAGGAAGAGGCGCTCAAAATCCCGAGAGTCCAAAAGGAGTCGGAAGAGAGAGTCGCGCTCTCGGTCCAAATCGAAAACGGCCACGTCCCGCCGGGAGAAGGACAGACCCGCATCGCCGCCCGAGAGAATCGATATTTTTGGCAGGGCTTTAAGCAAGAGGAGCGCCGTAGATGAAAAGCAGAAGAAAGAGGATGAGGAGAAGAAAGCCGAAATGGAAAGACAGAGGAGAAT TCGACAGCAGGAGATAGAAGAGCGGCTTATAGAGGAGGAGACAGCACGGCGTGTAGAGGAACTGGTCGCCAAACGTGTGGAGGAGGAACTGGAAAAGCGCAAGGATGAGATTGAGAGTGAAGTGTTGCGACGGGTGGAGGAGGCCAAACGCATCATGGAGAAGCAGTTGCTAGAGGAGCTGGAGAGACAGAGACAAGCAGAGCTGGCTGCTCAGAAGGCCCGGGAG GAGGAAGAGAAATCAAAGCGTGAAGAACTGGAGAAGATTCTAGTGGAGAACAATCGCAAGATAGCCGATGCTCAAGCTAAACTG GCCGAAGAACAGCTACGAATAGTTGAAGAGCAGAGGAAAATACATGAAGAGCGTATGAAGTTGGAGCAAGAGAGACAGAAACAGCAGAAAGAAGAACAGAAGATAATTTTGGGGAAAGGGAAGTCGAGGCCTAAACTGTCTTTCTCGCTCAAGGCCTCGGAGTGA